ATCCCTTCTGGTATTTTAACGAATGAACAAGTGGAAGTATTAGCTTCTATTGCAGAAGACTATGGCCGTGATGTTCTCGATATTACGACAAGACAGGCAATTCAATTTCATTGGTTACAAATTGAACAAATACCGGATATTTTTAAGCGTTTAGAAAGCGTAGGATTATCAACAGCAGGAGCGTGCGGAGATATTACAAGAAATATTATCGGAAATCCGCTTGCTGGTATTGATCGTGATGAGCTCTTTGATACAGCGCCAATTGTAAAAGACATATACGAGTTCTTTCAACATAATGAGGATTTTTCGAATTTACCACGGAAATTTAAAATATCTATTAGTGCTAATGTATATAATGCAGCAAATGCTGAAATTAATTGTGCAGCTTTTGTACCAGCGCGGAAAGAAATAGATGGAAATATAGTCGAAGGGTTTCATGTGCGAGTTGGTGGTGGATTATCAGCGCGTCCTTATTTAGCACAAGAACTCGATCTCTTTATTCGCCCTCAGCAGGTGAAGGACGTAGCGATTGCTATTGCGACTATTTTTCGGGATTTTGGATATCGTGAAAAACGCCATTTGGCTCGTTTGAAATTTTTAGTAGCAGATTGGGGGCCGGAAAAATTTAAAGAAACATTACTAGAATATACAGGCCCTTTATATGAAAAGGGAGAGAGTGCTCTAAAAGGATGGAATGCCGGTTATTTTTATGGTGTGCATAAACAAAAGCAGGAAAATCTATCATATGTAGGCTTTAATGTGCCTGTTGGGCGGTTACATTCGGAGGAGTTCTTTGAAATTGCAAGAATTGCTAAGCAGTATGGAAATGGAGAAATTCGTACATGTAATTCACAAAACTTCATTATTCCAAATGTACCAGAAGAAAATGTAGAAAGTCTATTAAAAGAACCATTGTTTGAATCCATATCAGCAAGTCCAAAATCTTTCATCGGTTATGCTGTATCATGTACGGGAATTGAATATTGTAATCTAGCATTAGTGGAAACGAAAGAAAGGTTACGGCAAATTGCAGATTATTTAGATACGCAACTTGCATTAGATGTTCCTGTTCGAATCCATATGGTAGGCTGTCCGAATTCATGCGGGCAACGGCAAATTGCAGATATTGGATTACAAGGTGTAAAGCTTAAAACGAAAGAAAAAGGGATTGTTGAAGCCTTTGAAATATATGTAGGTGGAACGTTGCTTGAAGGTGGTGCCTATAATCAAAAATTAAAAGGGAAAATTGATGGAGAAGATCTTTCAAATGTACTGGTGGCATTTTTAACTTATTTTAAAGAGCATAAATTGCCAGCTGAAACATTCTATGAGTTTGTAGGTCGTGTAGGGATTGAAAATTTACAAGAGGCATTCAATACCATTATAGAAGAAGGAATTGCATCATAGGGGGGCTAACGTATGGATTTATATCGTTTTGAAGCTGTTTTAGTAAATGGTGTTGTGCCTGTAGTTGTCGTTGCGCAAAGTGAAGAACAAGCATTTCGACTTGTTGAAGTCGAATTAGAAAAATATTTCTTACCTTTGCCAGAAGTGAAAGAAATTTCTCTATATGAAAAAAAGAAGATTCGAAAAGGTGCAGCGTTTGTGATTGATGAACAAGAGACTTTGTAGTACGAAATAAACAATAATGGAAACTTCCATTCATAGAATGGAAGTTTCACTTTAACTAGGAGAAATGAGGAGAGAGGATGGGCAAAGTATATATTGTGGGTGCGGGACCAGGAGATCCAGAATTAATTTCAATTAAGGGAGTAAAGTGCATTGAACAAGCGGATGTCATTTTATATGACCGGCTTGTGAATAAAGAATTACTTTCTTATGCAAAACCAGATGCAGACCTAATTTATTGTGGGAAATTACCAAACTATCATACGATGAAGCAAGAAACAATCCATACGTTTTTAGTGAAATATGCGAAAAAAGGAAAGGTTGTAACAAGGCTAAAAGGAGGGGATCCGTTTGTATTTGGCCGAGGTGGTGAGGAAGCAGAAGTGTTAGCAAAACATGGTATTCCTTTTGAAATTGTTCCTGGCATTACAGCAGGAATAGCAGCTTCTGCGTATGCAGGTATTCCTGTTACGCATAGAGAAGTAAGTGCCAGTTTTGCTGTTGTAACAGGTCATCGCAAAGAAGGGACAGAGGAAGAAATAAAATGGAGAAATTTAGCAGAAGGTGTCGATACATTAGCGGTATATATGGGAGTTAGTAATCTTCCGTATATATGTGAGAAACTTTTGCAATATGGGAAAGAAGCAGAGACACCGGCTGCTATTATTGAATGGGGGACTACTTCGTCACAGCGTACGGTTGTAGGAACGTTAGGGACAATCGTTTCTATCGCGGAAATTGAAAATATTCAAAATCCGAGTATGATTGTCATTGGAGAAGTCGTTCGTTTTAGGGAAAAGATTCACTGGTTTGAACAGCAAACAGAAGTAGCATATTCAGTAAGCGGAGTATTGTAAAATGAAAGCAGTGCTGTATATATGTCATGGAAGTAGATTAAAAGCTGCGAAAGAAGAGGCGATACAGTTCGTTACTTCTTGTATGAGTCACATTCATGCGTCTGTTCAAGAAGTTTGCTTTTTAGAGTTGGCAAGTCCATCCATTGAAGAGGGAATTGCTGCTTGTATAAAAAGAGGAGCAACAAAAATTATTGTCATACCAGTTTTTCTATTAGCAGCAGGACATGTAAAAAAAGATATTCCATATGAATTACAAAAAATAAAAAATAAATATGAGAATCTTGAAATTGTATATGGTGATGCATTTGGAGTATCTGATTCGCTTATTTTAGCCGCTTATAAAGAAAGTGGTTTGGAAGAATATCAGGAAGAAGCAACGCTTTTACTAGTAGCAAGGGGAAGTAGTGAGCCAGAAATAGTAGAGAATATGAGGGAGATTGCGTTTTTATTTCAGCAGCAGAAGAATGTGAAAACGGTGGAAGTATGCTATTTAGCTGCAACAGAGCCAAGATTTGAAGATAAATTACAAGAAATAATAGAAAGAAAAGAAAAGCATATCGTCGTTTTGCCTTATTTATTATTTACAGGACTGTTAATGAAACATATTGAACAAGAAGTAAGTAAATATCAAAATGCGGATATACATATAAGTCCGTACTTAGGAAAGAATCCTACAGTTCGAAATATGCTAATTCAAAAGACAGAACGGCTATTAAGGAGCGATCAATATGTATCCACTTACAGTTCGAATTGAAAATAAGCGCGTTGTTGTTATTGGGGGCGGGAAGGTTGCTGGATTTAAAATTATACCGCTATTAAACCAAGGAGCAAATATTATTGTTGTGAGTCCTAAATTAGATGCAAGCTTAGTGAAACTTGTCGAATCGAAAAAAATCCGCTGGTATCAAAAAGAGTATGAAAATGGCGATTTAGAAGGGGCTTTTTTAGTAGTGGCAGCCACTAGCGATCCGTTCTTAAATGAAAGAATTGAAAAGGATGCTGGGACAAATCAATTGGTAAATGTGATTACAAATCCAGAAAAGGGAAACGTTCATTTTCCATCTACCATTCATCGTGGCAAGCTTAATATAGCTGTTTCTACAGGAGGAGCAAGTCCGAAGCTTGCGAAGAAAATTCGCGATGAAATTGCGCATAAATACGGTGAGATCTATGAAACATATCTCGAGTTTCTATATGAAGTAAGAAGAAAAGTGAAAGAATTACAATTGGAAAAACGGGAGCAAAATAGAATGCTACAAGAAGTGCTAAAGCCTATATACCTTCAAAAAGAAACAGAACGAGAATTATTTTTACAAGCATTAGAGAAAAAGAGTCAAGTAGGATAGAACATGAATCGTACTTTACAAACAGAATCGTATGATTTATAATCACAAGTATCTTTAAAATATGAAATCGATGAGCAAGAAGAGTATGTATATTTGAGGCGTTCAGAGAGCTGGGGATAAGGTGTGAGCCCGGTGCGATAAAATATACAGAATGGGCTTGCGAGAGGTATGCTGAACAATTGAGTAGGCAGCCCGGGTTCCGCCGTTAAAAGGATAGGGTATCGGATGTTTCCTGTACCTGAAAGAAGTGGGATTTTCTTAATCCAATTGAGGTGGTACCACGGTATTCCATTACATATATCGTCCTCTACATGCATAGCAGCGTGTGGAGGACTTTTTTTATTTTAAAAAGGGGGTGCGCGAGTATGAAATGAAAGGGTATAATTTACAAAAGTAAGAAAATTCAGAAAAGGAGAATATATGATGAAAGACAAACAACAATGGACGTCGAAAATTGGTTTTGTACTCGCAGCTGCTGGGGCCGCAGTAGGACTTGGAGCAATATGGAAGTTTCCGTATGTGGCAGGTAATGGAGGGGGCGGCGCGTTTTTCTTAGTCTTTTTGCTGTTAACATTATTTATTGGTATGCCTCTTTTATTAGCGGAATTTGTCATTGGACGTAGTACACAAAAAGAAGCTGTGACAGCTTATAAAGTATTAGTACCAAATAGTAAGTTATATCCATGGATCGGCCGCATAGGAGTTGTCACTTGTTTTAGTGTTCTATCTTTTTATAGTGTTGTAGGCGGTTGGATTTTACTATATTTATATTTTAGTTTGACAGGTACTTTTTGGGAGGAAGGAGTAAACTATGGTGAAGTGTTTGGAGCAACAATTTCGAATCCTACAAGTGCAGTTGGAGCACAACTTCTCTTCATGCTTTGCACTATTTTCGTTGTGAGTAAAGGGGTGGAGAAAGGGATTGAAAAGGCAAGTAAATATATGATGCCGCTCTTATTTGTTTTATTTGTTACGATTATTATTCGTGCGCTTACGCTGGATGGTGCTTTTGCTGGGGTCGAATTTTTCTTAAAACCAGATTTTTCAAAGCTAACGGCAGATACGATTCTATATGCAATGGGACAATCTTTCTTTTCGTTAACAGTGGGCGCATCTGTCATGGTTACGTATAGTTCGTATTTAAAGAAAGAAGAACATTTAGCGAAATCAGCAACATCGATTGTAAGTTTAACGGTATTTATTACAGTGCTTGCCGGTTTAGCTATTTTTCCAGCTATCTTTGCATTAGGGGTTAAACCAACAGAAGGACCAGGATTATTATTTATTATTCTTCCGGCTGTATTTGCCAAAATACCGTTTGGACAATTTTTCTTTATTATGTTTTTGATCTTATTTTTCTTTGCCACATTAACTTCAGCTATTTCAATGCTTGAAATTGTTGTTGCTTCTACAGCGAAAGATCATGTAAAGAAACGTCCTTCTGTATCTTTCATCATTGGTTTACTTATTTTTGCTGCTGGAATTCCATCTGCATTATCATTTGGGATTATGAGTGACGTTAAGATATTTGGAAAGACATTTTTTGATTTAGTTGACTTTGCAGTTAGCAATATTTTGCTTCCATTAGGTGTATTAGCTATTTCGCTATTTGTGCCAAATAAAATGCGTAAAGATTTACTGATGAAAGAATTAGAAGTTACGGAAAGAAGAGGGAAAACATTATTTAACATTTGGTTTTTCTTACTTCGTTACATTATCCCAGTAACAGTTATCATTGTATTTTTAAATGCAATTGGTATATTTAAAATGTTATAAAACAAAGTAAAACTTTAATTCAGTAGGTGCTTTTCCATCGCCTATTGATTATGAGTTTGGTGCTTGTTTGTCTAATGAACGGTTATAGGCTTTGTAAGTAACGGCGGCAGCTATAAATAATCCGATTAAAAAAGTATCGAACCCCCGAGAGTAAAGAGGCGTCCTATATAAGTTTCTTGTGCTTCTTGTAGCTCGTTTTGTAATTTTTCTTTATTCATAATCAAATCCTCCTAGATGAATTGGACTATTATTTTAGTCTATGGAAAATGCCTACAAGATATTAAAGAAATAAAAAACTCGGTATGTACCGAGTTTTTTATAGTCCGATATAAGGAGAAGGGTCTACTGCGTTTGTTTTTCCTACATTCCATTCGCCAATATGAAGTTCGAAATGCAAATGTTGACCGAAAGATTGTCCTGTATTTCCCATAAATCCTAATTGTTGTCCTTGTTTAACAGTTTGTCCGTTTGAGACAGAACGGCTGCTCATATGCGCATATACAGTTGTATATGTTTTCCCATTTATTCGGTGAGATAAGTATACAACATTTCCGTAACTAGAAGACATCTCAGAGCGAATCACAACACCATCGGCAGCGGCAATAATGGGAACTGTACCAGAGGCTGCAATGTCGATACCGAAGTGATTCCCTAAAGAACGAGAACCAAATCCAGAGGTCTTTGAGCCAGCAGCTGGTTTAATAAATCCGCCTACATTTGTATCATGTGGTACTGAGGTAGCTTCCGTTGAAGCGGCTGCTTGTTTTTTTGCTTCTTCTGCCTTACGCGCCTCTTCTGCACGTTTCTCTTCTTCCATTGCTTTTTGAACAGCTTGGCGCTGATTCTCTAAAATATTTTTCGATTCTTCTAAACTCTCAATCTCTGAATCTACTTGTGATACTTTTATATGTAAATCATTAATGAGACTTTGTTGTTGTTGTTGGTTTGTTTGTAATTCTTGTTGTTTTTGCTGTAATTTTTGTTCAGCTTCTTTTAGTTGCTGTTCTTTCTTTTCAACAGCTTCTTTTTCGTTTTTTACAGTTTCCCGATCTTGTGTTTGTTTTTTTACGATATCAGTATCATTATTTAAAATTAAACTAACGGAATACATATTATCAACGAGATCTGCGAGGTTATTTGAACTTGTTAAAACTTCAGTTATAATATTTGTTCGCGGTTTTTCTTGCATCGATTGTAAACGTTGTTTAATCACTTCTTGACGTGTATCAATATTCTTTTGTAGTTGCTCAATATGTTTCTTTTTCTCATCAATAAGTTGCTGTGTTTTAGTAATTTCTTTTTTTGTATCGTTTAAATCAGCTTCATTTTTATTAATGGAAATTGTTAATTCATCAATCTTCTTTTGTAATTCTTGTATTTCTTTCTCCATTTGTTCTTTTTCAGCTGACTTATTTTGTAGTTCTTGTTGTTTACCTTCTAATTCTGATTGAATATTGGACAGTTTATCTTGACTTGTTTCTGCGTGTACTGGTGAAAGTAACGGAGAAACAAAAAGAGTTCCCACTGCTAAAACGCTAAAAGCTGCAAATTTCTTATTCATGAGTTGTCTAGCTCCTTTCCCATCTATGATTGTATATAAGAAGAAGAATGCTGTCTATTGTTGTAATCATAATGTAAAGAAAATTTTATAAAATTGCTGAATATTGTCGAAGTTAGTTATTTATATGTCTTGTAATCCTTTTCTTTCCTACTTCAATAAAAAAATGAAAAATGGTAAATATTCATTTTTCTGTTATATGCATAAAAAGAAGGTGCAACAGAAAAACGCTAATAAATCAAAGGAGGGAGTATTCTTATGTTAGGTTTTCTTACATGGGTTTTATTTTTGTCAAGAAAAATATTTGTATTCAGGAAAACTTATTTTGTTGTCAGATTTCATTTTATGATTTATCATTTTAAAGGGAGACAAATGTAGTGAATTGTCGAATTATATGTAATACGCTTAATTTCTTTATTTCATAGAAAAATAGAGTTATAGCATCTAAGAAGGGGGTTGGCAGCAAGTATGAAGAGGATTGGACTTGCATGGCAAATATTAATAGGGCTTGCACTCGGTATTGCAGTTGGGGCGATTTTTTATGGCAATCCAGAGGTTGCAAAGTTTTTACAACCAATTGGTGATATTTTTATTCGATTAATTAAGATGATTGTTGTACCAATCGTTGTAGCGAGCATCGTTGTTGGGGTTGCAGGTGTTGGAGATGTGAAAAAGCTAGGTCGATTAGGCGGAAAAACAATTATTTATTTTGAGATTATTACAACAATTGCGATTGTTGTCGGCTTGCTGGTAGCGAATATTTTCCAACCAGGAAAAGGTATTAATATGAATGAATTAACAAAAACAGATATTTCAAAATATACAGCTACAACTGAGCAAGTACAGAGTCATTCATTTGCGGATACATTTGTAAACATTGTTCCGACAAATATTATAGAATCACTGGCAAAAGGTGATATGCTTGCTATTATTTTCTTCTCTGTATTATTTGGTTTAGGGATTGCAGCGATTGGTGAAAGAGGAAAACCGGTTCTGCAATTTTTCCAAGGGGTAGCAGATGCAATGTTTTATGTTACAAACCAAGTAATGAAGTTTGCACCATTTGGGGTATTTGCTTTAATTGGTGTGACCGTTTCTAAATTTGGTCTAGCATCATTAATCCCACTAGGGAAGTTAGTGATTGTTGTGTATGGATCGATGATTTTCTTTGTTGTTGTCGTACTAGGACTTACAGCGAAAATCTTTGGAATTAACATATTTCAGTTCTTTAAAATTTTAAAAGATGAGCTTATTTTAGCGTATTCTACAGCGAGCTCAGAAACAGTTTTGCCAAAAATTATGGAGAAGATGGAGAAATTCGGCTGTCCAAAGGCGATTTCATCTTTCGTTATTCCAACTGGTTATTCATTTAACCTAGATGGATCAACGCTATACCAAGCGATTGCTGCAATTTTCTTAGCACAAATGTATGGTATTGATTTATCGATTACACAGCAAATTACATTGTTACTTGTATTAATGTTAACATCAAAAGGGATTGCAGGGGTACCAGGTGTATCATTCGTTGTACTATTAGCAACGTTAGGTACAGTTGGAATTCCGGCAGAAGGTTTAGCGTTTATCGCAGGTATTGACCGTATTTTAGATATGGCACGTACAGCAGTTAACGTTGTTGGAAACTCTTTAGCAGCTGTTGTTATGTCTAAATGGGAAGGACAATATGATGATATAAAAGGACAAGCTTATTTGAAAGAGATATCTGGAAAACAAGTAGCGTAATAACGATTGAAAAAGCTCTCGCATCAATATGTGGGAGCTTTTCTATATTGGAAAGGAGTGGGATGTATAATGAAGAGAAAATATGGAAATGGTGCTTCGTGGAAAAGATTGTTACAGAAAACGTATGAAGTGCGGGAATGTGAGCAAGGTATGTTAGGAATTTTGCATGTGATAAAAGTAAAGGAACCTAGTTATAAGCAGTATGATCATAGTGAAATTTGTATTGTAAATGATGGCTATACATGGGTGCAGTATTTTATAAAAGGTAAAAAATTTGTTATTACAGCTATGTTAGATGAACAAAAAAATATAGTACAGTATTATATTGATATTGCTAAAGAGTTCGAAATAGATGAGAATGGCTTGCCATATTTTGATGATCTATATTTGGATGTCGTATTATTTCCAGATGGGAAAATATATTTATTAGATGAAGATGAGTTGGAAGCGGCTTATGCAGAAGAAACCATTTCCAGAGACGAATATAATGAAGCGTGGGATATAGCAAGGTGGGTTATGGAGAGAATCGAAAAAGAAGAATTTCCATGGATTTCTATTTTAAAACGTGAAATAGAAACATTGAAATGATCATTTTTTATGTATAATGATTGGTATATTCGTCGCATTATATGAATAAGAAGAAAAATACCGATTATTTCTATAAAAATAATAATTGACTTTTGATTTATAAGCGAGTAAAGTTAGGAAAGACATTATTACAAATAAAAATATGAAACCTTCTTATAAAGAGAGGCGGAGGGACTGGCCCTATGATGCCTCGGCAGCGGACTCGATTTTGGAGTGCTGTGCCAAATCCAGCAAGCATGTGCTTGAAAGATGAGAAGAGTGTTTCTTATAGATGTATAAGACCTCTTCTTCTTGGAAGAGGTCTTTTGTTATTCAGTAGAAAAGGTTTAAAACTAGGGAGAGATGATATGGTGAAGGAAACGAGAGGAAATATTTTTGCTTTATTGCCACTTGGAATATTTTTAGTACTATTTATTGGTTCTGGAATCATTACAGGTGATTTTTATAAATTGCCGATTTTAGTAGCGATACTAATTGCGGTAGGAGTTGCTTTAGCGATGAATCGGAAAGAGAGTTTTACAGCGAAAGTAGAACGCTTCGCTAAAGGAGCTGGGAATCCAGACATTATGATTATGGTATTAATATTTGTACTTGCTGGTGCTTTTTCAGAAACAGCAAAGGGAATGGGAGGAGTGGACTCTACAGTTAATTTAGCTTTAGCTGTTTTGCCACAAGGATTTATTATAGCTGGCATTTTCGTGATCGGTGCATTTATTTCATTAGCAATGGGAACTTCAATGGGAACAATTGCAGCATTAGCGCCGATTGCTGTAGGGATCAGTCAACAAACAGATATTTCAATTGCGTTAGCGATGGCAACAGTTGTAGGTGGGGCTATGTTTGGAGATAATTTATCATTTATTTCTGATACAACAATCGCAGCTGTTCGTTCACAAGGGACAGAAATGAAAGATAAGTTTAAAACGAACTTTTTAATTGTTTTACCCGCTGCTATGATTACCGTTATATTATTAGTTGTTCTTACTTTAGGAAATCATACAGAAATAAAGACACATGCATTTGATTGGATGAAAATATTGCCGTATGCAGGGGTGCTTGTTACAGCGCTACTTGGATGGAATGTACTCGTTGTATTAACAGGTGGAACCATTTTATCTGGTATCATTGGTTTTTTAGATGGGAGTTATACGTTAGCTAGCTTCTTTAAAAGTGCTGCAACAGGGATGAATGGAATGATGGAACTCGTACTATTGGCAATTTTAATTGGTGGAATGGTTGAAATCATTCAATATAATGGTGGTATTCAATATTTAATGAATACATTAACGCGTAATATCCGTTCGAAAAAAGGTGCGGAATTTGGAATTGCTGGATTAGTAAGCATGACGAATATATGCACAGCGAATAACACAATTTCGATTATATTCACTGGTCCTCTTGCAAAAAATATTGCAGATCAATATGAAATTGATCCACGAAAATCGGCGAGTGTACTAGATGTGTTCTCGTGTTGTGTTCAAGGGCTAGTTCCATACGGAGCGCAGATGTTAACAGCAGCAGGATTTGCGGCTTTATCACCAGTTGAACTATTGCCGTATGCATTTTATCCAATTTTAGTTGGACTATGTGGTGTAGTCTCAATCTTAATTGATTTTCCGAGATTTTCAAAAGTCGAGGAAAAAGGACAATTTCATAAAACAGCCTAATTTTTTATTAGAATAAGGCAAAAAAGACGCTCATAAAAGTGATTTTGAGCGTCTTTTTATCGTTTATACGTCCTTTTTAGTGGTTGTATTTCTCTTTTTTATGATTTGTAAAGTCGTCCTTTACATCTTCTCTCATTTTTTTTATCTGTATTAACCTCTGTCTCAAAATTTCACGAAAGCAACGACATTAGGTGAAAATATGCTTATAAAAGTTCGATTCGTGAAGGGGAAGTTGGCAAAAGACTGATTGTGTCTCAGTCTTAAGTCTGAGATGAAAACGGTTCTTAAGCTCGTTATGGAAAA
The window above is part of the Bacillus cytotoxicus NVH 391-98 genome. Proteins encoded here:
- a CDS encoding nitrite/sulfite reductase; the protein is MSYEKVWASNEKLNRTEKKKLEKDGLEIFKEIPYYAENGFASIPKEEWDSFKWAGLYLQRPKEAGYFMMRVNIPSGILTNEQVEVLASIAEDYGRDVLDITTRQAIQFHWLQIEQIPDIFKRLESVGLSTAGACGDITRNIIGNPLAGIDRDELFDTAPIVKDIYEFFQHNEDFSNLPRKFKISISANVYNAANAEINCAAFVPARKEIDGNIVEGFHVRVGGGLSARPYLAQELDLFIRPQQVKDVAIAIATIFRDFGYREKRHLARLKFLVADWGPEKFKETLLEYTGPLYEKGESALKGWNAGYFYGVHKQKQENLSYVGFNVPVGRLHSEEFFEIARIAKQYGNGEIRTCNSQNFIIPNVPEENVESLLKEPLFESISASPKSFIGYAVSCTGIEYCNLALVETKERLRQIADYLDTQLALDVPVRIHMVGCPNSCGQRQIADIGLQGVKLKTKEKGIVEAFEIYVGGTLLEGGAYNQKLKGKIDGEDLSNVLVAFLTYFKEHKLPAETFYEFVGRVGIENLQEAFNTIIEEGIAS
- a CDS encoding DUF3906 family protein, which codes for MDLYRFEAVLVNGVVPVVVVAQSEEQAFRLVEVELEKYFLPLPEVKEISLYEKKKIRKGAAFVIDEQETL
- the cobA gene encoding uroporphyrinogen-III C-methyltransferase, translated to MGKVYIVGAGPGDPELISIKGVKCIEQADVILYDRLVNKELLSYAKPDADLIYCGKLPNYHTMKQETIHTFLVKYAKKGKVVTRLKGGDPFVFGRGGEEAEVLAKHGIPFEIVPGITAGIAASAYAGIPVTHREVSASFAVVTGHRKEGTEEEIKWRNLAEGVDTLAVYMGVSNLPYICEKLLQYGKEAETPAAIIEWGTTSSQRTVVGTLGTIVSIAEIENIQNPSMIVIGEVVRFREKIHWFEQQTEVAYSVSGVL
- a CDS encoding sirohydrochlorin chelatase, whose translation is MKAVLYICHGSRLKAAKEEAIQFVTSCMSHIHASVQEVCFLELASPSIEEGIAACIKRGATKIIVIPVFLLAAGHVKKDIPYELQKIKNKYENLEIVYGDAFGVSDSLILAAYKESGLEEYQEEATLLLVARGSSEPEIVENMREIAFLFQQQKNVKTVEVCYLAATEPRFEDKLQEIIERKEKHIVVLPYLLFTGLLMKHIEQEVSKYQNADIHISPYLGKNPTVRNMLIQKTERLLRSDQYVSTYSSN
- a CDS encoding NAD(P)-binding protein, giving the protein MYPLTVRIENKRVVVIGGGKVAGFKIIPLLNQGANIIVVSPKLDASLVKLVESKKIRWYQKEYENGDLEGAFLVVAATSDPFLNERIEKDAGTNQLVNVITNPEKGNVHFPSTIHRGKLNIAVSTGGASPKLAKKIRDEIAHKYGEIYETYLEFLYEVRRKVKELQLEKREQNRMLQEVLKPIYLQKETERELFLQALEKKSQVG
- a CDS encoding sodium-dependent transporter, translating into MKDKQQWTSKIGFVLAAAGAAVGLGAIWKFPYVAGNGGGGAFFLVFLLLTLFIGMPLLLAEFVIGRSTQKEAVTAYKVLVPNSKLYPWIGRIGVVTCFSVLSFYSVVGGWILLYLYFSLTGTFWEEGVNYGEVFGATISNPTSAVGAQLLFMLCTIFVVSKGVEKGIEKASKYMMPLLFVLFVTIIIRALTLDGAFAGVEFFLKPDFSKLTADTILYAMGQSFFSLTVGASVMVTYSSYLKKEEHLAKSATSIVSLTVFITVLAGLAIFPAIFALGVKPTEGPGLLFIILPAVFAKIPFGQFFFIMFLILFFFATLTSAISMLEIVVASTAKDHVKKRPSVSFIIGLLIFAAGIPSALSFGIMSDVKIFGKTFFDLVDFAVSNILLPLGVLAISLFVPNKMRKDLLMKELEVTERRGKTLFNIWFFLLRYIIPVTVIIVFLNAIGIFKML
- a CDS encoding murein hydrolase activator EnvC family protein; translation: MNKKFAAFSVLAVGTLFVSPLLSPVHAETSQDKLSNIQSELEGKQQELQNKSAEKEQMEKEIQELQKKIDELTISINKNEADLNDTKKEITKTQQLIDEKKKHIEQLQKNIDTRQEVIKQRLQSMQEKPRTNIITEVLTSSNNLADLVDNMYSVSLILNNDTDIVKKQTQDRETVKNEKEAVEKKEQQLKEAEQKLQQKQQELQTNQQQQQSLINDLHIKVSQVDSEIESLEESKNILENQRQAVQKAMEEEKRAEEARKAEEAKKQAAASTEATSVPHDTNVGGFIKPAAGSKTSGFGSRSLGNHFGIDIAASGTVPIIAAADGVVIRSEMSSSYGNVVYLSHRINGKTYTTVYAHMSSRSVSNGQTVKQGQQLGFMGNTGQSFGQHLHFELHIGEWNVGKTNAVDPSPYIGL
- the gltP gene encoding glutamate/aspartate:proton symporter GltP, whose protein sequence is MKRIGLAWQILIGLALGIAVGAIFYGNPEVAKFLQPIGDIFIRLIKMIVVPIVVASIVVGVAGVGDVKKLGRLGGKTIIYFEIITTIAIVVGLLVANIFQPGKGINMNELTKTDISKYTATTEQVQSHSFADTFVNIVPTNIIESLAKGDMLAIIFFSVLFGLGIAAIGERGKPVLQFFQGVADAMFYVTNQVMKFAPFGVFALIGVTVSKFGLASLIPLGKLVIVVYGSMIFFVVVVLGLTAKIFGINIFQFFKILKDELILAYSTASSETVLPKIMEKMEKFGCPKAISSFVIPTGYSFNLDGSTLYQAIAAIFLAQMYGIDLSITQQITLLLVLMLTSKGIAGVPGVSFVVLLATLGTVGIPAEGLAFIAGIDRILDMARTAVNVVGNSLAAVVMSKWEGQYDDIKGQAYLKEISGKQVA
- a CDS encoding DUF402 domain-containing protein; the protein is MKRKYGNGASWKRLLQKTYEVRECEQGMLGILHVIKVKEPSYKQYDHSEICIVNDGYTWVQYFIKGKKFVITAMLDEQKNIVQYYIDIAKEFEIDENGLPYFDDLYLDVVLFPDGKIYLLDEDELEAAYAEETISRDEYNEAWDIARWVMERIEKEEFPWISILKREIETLK
- a CDS encoding Na+/H+ antiporter NhaC family protein, which produces MKETRGNIFALLPLGIFLVLFIGSGIITGDFYKLPILVAILIAVGVALAMNRKESFTAKVERFAKGAGNPDIMIMVLIFVLAGAFSETAKGMGGVDSTVNLALAVLPQGFIIAGIFVIGAFISLAMGTSMGTIAALAPIAVGISQQTDISIALAMATVVGGAMFGDNLSFISDTTIAAVRSQGTEMKDKFKTNFLIVLPAAMITVILLVVLTLGNHTEIKTHAFDWMKILPYAGVLVTALLGWNVLVVLTGGTILSGIIGFLDGSYTLASFFKSAATGMNGMMELVLLAILIGGMVEIIQYNGGIQYLMNTLTRNIRSKKGAEFGIAGLVSMTNICTANNTISIIFTGPLAKNIADQYEIDPRKSASVLDVFSCCVQGLVPYGAQMLTAAGFAALSPVELLPYAFYPILVGLCGVVSILIDFPRFSKVEEKGQFHKTA